GGGTAGACGGCCGGGGGATCGGCGGGTTCGAACGGCTCGCCCGGCCGCGGGTGGACGCTGGTGACCCCGGCCTTCTGGGCGGCGGTCAGGGTCCACTCGGCGGGCTCCGCCCACGGGTGCGGGGCGAGGTTGAACGTGCCCCAGTGGATCGGCAGCAGCACGCCGCCGGCCCCATCGCCCTGGAGGTCGAGGTGGGCCCGGACCCCCTGCTCGGGCTCCATGTGGATGTCCGGCCAGAAGTCGCTGTACGCGCCGATCTGGATCATCGTCGCATCGAACGGGCCGTGCGCGGCGCCGATCTCCGCGAAGCCGGAGAAGTAGCCGGTGTCGCCGCTGTGGTAGATCCGGTGCTCGGGGCCCGCGACCACCCAGGAGGCCCACAGGGTGTGCTGCGGGCCGCGCAGACCGCGGCCGCAGAAGTGCTGTGCGGGGGTGGCGGTGAGGGTCAGCCCGCCGATGCGGGTGGACTCGTGCCAGTCGAGCTCGGTGATCCGCTCGGCGGGCACGCCCCAGAATTCCAGGTCGGCGCCGACACCGAGCGGCACGACGAAGGCCGCGCCGGTGCCGGTCAGGCCCTGGACCGTCGGCATGTCGAGGTGATCGTAGTGGTCGTGCGAGATCACCACGACGTCGACCGGCTCCAGCTCGTCCAGCGCGATGGGCACCGGGTGCATCCGCTTCGGCCCGGCCCAGGTGACCGGAGAACAGCGCTCGCCCCAGACCGGGTCGAAGAGCACCCGCTGCCCGTCTATTTCGGCCAGTACGCTCGAATGACCCATCCAGGTGAGCCGCAGCCCCGAGGCGGGCGGC
This portion of the Streptomyces caniferus genome encodes:
- a CDS encoding MBL fold metallo-hydrolase encodes the protein MTGSRPRRTRLSALRPAGFGAVPTGERLARMRRSPQFVDGQFRNPVETRQLLNGSAVPMLKTQLSREGRLRRAPVGPIPVYRPTAADGAEPPASGLRLTWMGHSSVLAEIDGQRVLFDPVWGERCSPVTWAGPKRMHPVPIALDELEPVDVVVISHDHYDHLDMPTVQGLTGTGAAFVVPLGVGADLEFWGVPAERITELDWHESTRIGGLTLTATPAQHFCGRGLRGPQHTLWASWVVAGPEHRIYHSGDTGYFSGFAEIGAAHGPFDATMIQIGAYSDFWPDIHMEPEQGVRAHLDLQGDGAGGVLLPIHWGTFNLAPHPWAEPAEWTLTAAQKAGVTSVHPRPGEPFEPADPPAVYPWWRAIAMPPAHGWPTWPPTVAPTDVDLVADR